One Amblyomma americanum isolate KBUSLIRL-KWMA chromosome 8, ASM5285725v1, whole genome shotgun sequence DNA window includes the following coding sequences:
- the ND-ACP gene encoding NADH dehydrogenase (ubiquinone) acyl carrier protein produces MAAITRLGRLSLKLEKLWAVGPLQARFLSAAAKQHAACQPLSTAPLLRLHAQLFQVQAPTQFLLPTRSYSEKAPITLDSIRDRTMLVLKLYDKIDPEKLTLESHFIYDLGLDSLDCVEVIMAIEDEFGFEIPDTDAEKLVKPADIIQYVADKEDVYK; encoded by the exons ATGGCGGCGATCACACGGCTAGGCAGGTTGAGCCTCAAACTCGAGAAATTGTGGGCCGTGGGGCCTTTGCAAGCCcgcttcctgtcggcggcggccAAGCAACATGCTGCGTGTCAACCCCTGTCCACGGCACCGCTGCTCAGGCTGCACGCGCAACTGTTTCAG GTGCAGGCACCAACACAGTTCCTCCTCCCTACGCGGTCATACAGTGAAAAGGCACCCATAACACTTGACTCCATCCGTGACCGAACCATGCTTGTGCTGAAGCTCTACGACAAGATCGACCCTGAGAAG CTCACACTTGAGTCACATTTCATCTATGACCTGGGCCTGGACAGCCTGGACTGTGTCGAAGTCATCATGGCCATTGAGGATGAGTTTG GTTTCGAGATTCCAGACACGGATGCAGAGAAATTGGTGAAACCTGCAGACATCATCCAGTATGTGGCGGACAAAGAGGATGTTTACAAATAG